One region of Prinia subflava isolate CZ2003 ecotype Zambia chromosome 6, Cam_Psub_1.2, whole genome shotgun sequence genomic DNA includes:
- the CDK5R2 gene encoding cyclin-dependent kinase 5 activator 2, which translates to MGTVLSLSPAASSGKGGGGGGLLAEKASGRVPGKGESRLKRPGVLISALTWKRLVAVSAKKKKSTKKVTPKPGGGAPGGGPGQPDPLVVQRNRENLRKSVVGPAEGAKQGPLAVPVPTVPSAPQELHPGSGGGKPPPPPPPASSRPPGSPRRVVVQASTGELLRCLGDFVCRRCYRLKELSPGELISWFRSVDRSLLLQGWQDQGFITPANLVFVYLLCREALRGEDIGSQAELQAAFLTCLYLAYSYMGNEISYPLKPFLVEGDKGRFWERCLGIIQRLSAKMLRINADPHYFTQLFQDLKSEGEGGDGSKHWTISLDR; encoded by the coding sequence ATGGGCACGgtgctctccctctcccccgCCGCCTCCTCGGGCaagggcggcggcggcggggggtTGCTGGCCGAGAAGGCGTCGGGAAGGGTGCCGGGCAAGGGCGAGAGCCGGCTGAAGCGCCCCGGCGTGCTCATCTCGGCGCTAACCTGGAAGCGGCTGGTGGCCGTCTCGGCCAAGAAGAAGAAGAGCACCAAGAAGGTGACGCCGAAGcccggcggcggggccccgggggggggCCCGGGCCAGCCCGACCCGCTGGTGGTGCAGCGCAACCGCGAGAACTTGCGCAAGTCGGTGGTGGGGCCGGCCGAAGGCGCCAAGCAGGGCCCGCTGGCCGTGCCGGTGCCCACGGTGCCCTCGGCGCCGCAGGAGCTGCACCCGGGCTCCGGCGGGGGAaagccgccgccgccaccgccgccggcCAGCAGCCGCCCCCCGGGGTCTCCGCGCCGCGTGGTGGTGCAGGCGTCCACCGGCGAGCTGCTGCGCTGCCTGGGGGACTTCGTGTGCCGCCGCTGCTACCGCCTGAAGGAGCTGAGCCCCGGCGAACTCATCTCATGGTTTCGCAGCGTGGACCgctcgctgctgctgcagggctggcaggaccAGGGCTTCATCACCCCGGCCAACCTGGTGTTCGTCTATTTGCTGTGCCGGGAAGCGCTGCGGGGCGAAGACATCGGGAGCCAGGCCGAGCTGCAGGCCGCCTTCCTCACCTGCCTCTATCTCGCCTACTCCTACATGGGCAACGAGATCTCCTACCCGCTCAAGCCCTTCCTGGTGGAGGGAGACAAGGGGCGCTTCTGGGAGCGCTGCCTGGGCATCATCCAGCGCCTCAGCGCCAAGATGCTGCGAATCAACGCGGACCCGCACTACTTCACGCAACTCTTCCAGGACCTCAAGAGCGAGGGCGAGGGCGGAGACGGGTCCAAGCACTGGACGATCAGCCTGGACCGTTAG
- the FEV gene encoding protein FEV yields MRHGTGAVPLLLNMYLPDPVGETLFKDGKSQAWGSLSPGVQKGSGQIQLWQFLLELLSDRANLNCIAWEGTNGEFKLIDPDEVARRWGERKSKPNMNYDKLSRALRYYYDKNIMTKVHGKRYAYKFDFHGLAQVCQPTTPDHTLYKFQGNLTPLPFSGISKLNLMTSGVTPAGFSYWPGSSPSLYPGHGLQPSASFSAMAASHLNNMNNHYH; encoded by the exons aTCCAGTCGGGGAAACTTTGTTCAAAGACGGGAAGAGCCAGGCGTGGGGGTCTCTCAGCCCCGGCGTGCAGAAAG GCAGCGGGCAGATCCAGCTGTGGCagttcctgctggagctgctttcGGACCGGGCCAACCTGAACTGCATCGCCTGGGAAGGCACAAACGGGGAGTTCAAGCTGATCGACCCCGACGAGGTGGCGCGGCGCTGGGGCGAGCGGAAGAGCAAACCCAACATGAATTATGACAAGCTGAGCCGGGCACTGCGCTACTACTATGACAAGAACATCATGACCAAGGTCCACGGCAAGCGCTACGCCTACAAGTTCGACTTCCACGGGCTGGCACAGGTGTGCCAGCCAACCACCCCTGATCACACTCTCTACAAATTTCAGGGCAACCTGACACCACTGCCCTTCTCGGGCATCTCCAAACTCAACCTCATGACCTCGGGAGTGACCCCGGCTGGCTTCTCCTactggcctggctccagcccatccctgtACCCTGGGCATGGTCTTCAGCCCTCAGCCTCGTTCAGTGCCATGGCAGCTTCCCACCTCAACAACATGAACAACCATTACCATTAG